The DNA window CCTGAAAGGAGTGGGttggctgcatatatttctatgcagctgagacgctcctgtccggagagtgtgtggccatgccgggtgatgcgatctgATACTCATGCGACACGTAcagctcgtgtgagcgcacccttacaGAGATAATCTGGTCTTCTGATAAGTTTCCAGTCAATCTTtgtaactgcagacttctgaatccttaacTCACGCACAATGCACACTGTCTGGATTCTCCAGTGTCGGCAGCGAGACagggtggtcatgtgaccacaagtatgcgatttgccgACGTCCGGCTACAGTCCAACCTGATGTGCGCAGCTTCTCTCAATGCTATTAAATTTAGCAAGGCCAGGCATATCTAGTTGAATTGTGGCGGGAAGTTTGCAAATCACATGCTTGCGGTCACAATGACTGCCCCGATCTTGCTGCCAATACTGGAGAATTCAGACGACATGTAGTGCACACTGTAAggactcagaagtctgcagtcacatagaatgccTAGACTTTTTAGCAAAAGAATGGACAACcgctttaatgccttcaatgtagagaaatacaatcacttatccatcatgcaataccatcaggtaggcatctgattggctccaaatgtattctgcagcaggacGACATAAAACACGGGCAAGCTGTTTAAGAACTAACTACAGAGTACAGAAGAACAAAGAgttctggaagtgatgatatggccccacGAGCTCTGCTCTCCAGTCTGTGTGTGATTACATgaggagacagaaggatttgcacaagcctcatacGCAGAAGATCTGTGGTCAGTTCTCCAATATGTTTGGCACAACCTCGCTGCCAAGTTCCATCAAAGCTGTGAAACGTTACCTAGAAGAAATGATGCTGTTCTGAAGACAAATAGTGGTCACACCGAATATTGATTTGATATAGATTTCTCTCTTtttcattcactttgtatttttagttttataaaaatgcatttttttcacaCCTGCCTTAAAAAGTATTGTATATTTGTACCCTATAAACAAATTGTGTTGTGTTAGTCATTTTTGTCTTCACCCATGCTGGTAATGGCTTGTTCCACAATGTGAATGACTTTACTTTGTTCCTCTGCCCAAAAGAAAGTTTAGGTAAGCGGAAACGTGAAGATGAACAGCAGCAACCACTACTAGAGCAGCATGAGAATAAGATGAACCCTCTGCGGTGCCCTGTCAAGTTTTATGAGTTTTACCTTTCTAAATGGTATGTGTTCTGGATGTAAATTGAGAATAACAGACTGGTGATCTGTAGCTGATAAATGTAGCATTTGAATGGACTTGGATGGGCATGCTACAAACACTACTCTGCTCCACTGACTACTGCGCAGCAACTTTATAAAGCCATTTCCCACCTTTGCTAGCTCCGTGGCTTCTTACATGTTCCTGTAGTGATCCTCACTGCGCAGTACACGCTGTTTACTTGAATTGAGTTCAGCGCAGTTCCCTTGACCTCTGGTGGAGGTTGGCAGAAAAAAATGTCAGTGACTTAGTTCCATATATTTCTCAGAGTCGTAATAGACCCCTAAGAGCAAATCACTGTCTGTCATGTTACAACATATATTGTCATGGCATATCATTAGGATAAGATACCTCATTTGTAAGTTAAGAAATATCAGAAATCTATACATTTATACATTTTTGCTCTAACTAAAACATTTTGGACCATATGATGCACTTTTTTAACAAGAAAAACTCTTGATAAAAAGTGTTTGCATCTTATGGTCTGGAGACAGCTTTCTGTGATGGAAGAGAACCCAGTCCTTCCCGATCACAGAGAGAACTGCTCTATACTCCTGCTCCGCACTCCTCTATGTGATGTGTGGTGCTCCACACTGCGCTATGGGAGCTTTCTGGGCCCACATGGAGGCTGCTAAAAGACCTTCCACCCCCTATTAACTTAATgacctttcaggtcatgtgatCAATCACATGCCTGGAAGGAACTGCAAGATGTCGTAATGTATAGTATGTGCTTGTAGCAGAGGtatgtaaatgtgcatgtagcagggctatgtgtaTGTAAATGTATGTGTAGCAGTTGTGTCTATATATGCATAAGAAGCAGAGATGTGCATGTAGCAGACCAGTGTGTGCGCAAAGCGGATAGAGCTACATGTgtcaatatgtagcagagctgtttgtctATATGTACATATGTAACAGATCTTTGTCTTTGtgcatatatgtagcagagctgtgtgtgcctaTATatgcttatgtagcagagctgtgtgtgtatatgtacatatgtaACAGATCTGTCTCTATGCGTCTGCATATAGCACATATGTAGCAGTacagtgtgtgcctgtgtgtgcgcCTATATatgcttatgtagcagagctgtgtgggcGCCTATGTAAACTTATGTAGGAGAGCTGTATATGTGTATAATACACACTGCAGAAAAACACTATAGATTTATTATATCCCTTGTCTATCCTAGTGCAATAAAATTAGTGATAATGACACCTCCACTTTACACCACCAAGGAAGTTTAAAttaatagaaaaaatatttttcctaCTTTCTGCTATCTAAATCTGGGGGGCATCTCATAGTATTGAAAATGCGGTATATTTATGTCCACGTTTTGTGGGAGGTTTtggttttatttgtttttttatgtctACCTCGGTTGAGATCCAGATTTGTGCACTTGAATGATTTCACTCCATTTTTGCTTTTGTCCCATTTCTGCAGTCCTGAAAATCTTCGAAACCATGCTGACGTATTCTACCTGCAGCCTGTGCGATCGTGTGTGGCCGAATCTCCCCTCTGGTACTCTGTTATTCCAATGGACAAAAACATGCTGCAGAGTATGCTGAGCCGTATTTTAGCTGTGAGAGAGGTGTACGAAGAACAGTTACGAGGGGGCAGTATAGGCGAGGACACTGATTAAATGGACACAGGGGTGGGGTGAACAGAGACAAAGATGTAATGGATTGTACGCTCACCATTCATGCCATTCTGAACTTCAAGACCAATGGAGAAGATAAAGGACTTCAGTTTTGGAATTCATCTATCACATATTCGAGCACAAACAAAGTGCTGGACACTCTCTCACCACACCTTACTGAAAGCTTTGTGTTGCAGAGTGATCTGTCCGTGTTCTGTCTTCCCATCTTTTACATCATAGGACGGCAGTGAGGGAGGGAGTGGGCTGCTGACTTCATGGGGTTTTTTAGACTCAGTTGGATTAGGGCCAATAGGACCAGCAACATGGAGAACCTTGTTTCCATCCACTACATAGTAGGTTTTCCTGCTTCTGATTCACATTATTACACCTGTCAGTGCACTTAATTACACCATTTATCCTTCCTCTATGGGTTTTCTACCTTGGTATCCCTTCATACACCCTCACTGACAGGCCTAGAAATGACACGATAAGATCATTAGCATTTCATGTTAAGATCGTTAATGAACTTCTTCCAAAACATCACATCTTTCCTGACCCTGACGctccttcttcccagtgattgatcTCTTAGGTCTTACCACGGTTCCCATCTTTGGTTTAACACTTACATTGTAATTCTACCATTGGCCAGCAAGTGTCCTTGTAACTTCACATCATATTTCATACTTTCAGAAAAGACAGGGTGTGAACTGCAGTCAAGATAACGAGCGAGCCTGAATCGCCATCTTTCAAGCTTTTGTGTCGTCATAGTTGACCAATACCCTTTTTGTTAAAAGgagactgtttttttttcttcGTTAAATGACGATtgggcttttttctttttttgtgtgtgtgacagATAAATATTTTtccttctgatatttttttttatcctgttCAGTGGTTTGGCTGCTTCTCAAATATGTACATAACTGTTTTAATGCGTTTGCCCTTAGCACTCGCCCCATGTTCTCAATTGTCATGTGCTAGGTCCTGGACAGCCCTGTTTGTGGGAAAGTTTCATTGAAAATAAAGATTTTAATTTCCTTTTGTGAGTGGATATGTATTTTCTGTAAGTGTGTGCGGGCACTGGTCAGTGTTTGGCAGATCCACGGTACAAAACCTAAGAAGTGCCCGGCTGCAGAATGTGGTTATTCAGCGATCTAAAGTTTTGTGGGAGATGCCATTCTGCGGATTGTGCCCTGGCCATAAACCTGCCTGATGTCTGCGTCTGCCCACCCACCAGCTTGTGGAGACCCCAGTGTACGTTCAGCTGCTGTCATCACACATGGGTCTCCCAGAATAAACACCAGAATAATCCGTGCACGGACGCTCACATTTATGCTATTCTGTTCAGTTGTTCTGATATCATCGGAGCTGCACAGCAGCATTGCTGGAGAATCAAAAGCATCACATGATGGATGAGAACAGCATTATTCTATTTAATGTGAACGATGCCTCCAGCATAGGTTAAATGTCTGATCTGTATTACGGCAACATCAATGCAACCGAGGCGAAAACAGGAAAACGGAAGGTGTGTGGCTGAGATGCAATCACTTATGATACCAAATGTCAATTTGACTTTCTCCAAATAGAAAGTCAGATTATCTGTCCTCAGTACGTCCTTCTCCATTATTCTGGATATTTGTTTCTGTGCACATAATCATATACACAGCCTTTTACACACACGGCCTCTCCCATCCACACCCGGAGCGCTTCCATTCCACTCACCGTTTATTGCTCCTAACGGCCTGTTACATTTTCGCTCTGCATACCCCCCATAAAGTATGCCTGAATAATAATGTAGAACTGCTGTAGAACATTTTATTCCTTGGAAATGTTAAGTATGCATAATTAAGACATAACATATGACTTTGGCTTTCCTGCGGTCATGTAAGCTTTTTTTCTTGTTATAGGGTCAGACTTTTTTGGCATATATTGTGTAAAGACCTGTATCATTATTATCATTTGCCCAtccgttttgtttttattttttttctcaaatattttTGAAATATGATTTAATTTCCTCTTGCTAAAACAAAGCCGTACCTGTGGTTTTCACCCTAAGATCCATAACCTCCTCTGGTCCAAGGGACACAGTCAGATTTAGCCATACCCAGAAGCTACAATAAAACTTGAGGATGTCCGACCTTCGGCTAGGTGTCTACAGTCACTCTGTGACCGCAGACTTCGGAGTCCTCATTGCACGCgctctgcacactgtcaggattctccggggTTGTTGCTGAGAGTAAGTGGCCATGTGAACACAATTTGCACGCTTCAAGCTATGTTCTGACTAGATATtttacttgtattgagcgaggctgagCACATGTAATCAGAACATGGCTGGAAGTATGCAGATCGCATGCATGTACCGTGACTGGCCACTCTGACCAGCAATACTGGAGAATCCAGACAGCGCACGGTGTGTGCCTTTATGAGGACTCCAAAGTCGGTAGTCACTCAAAGTAACTGCAGACATTTATCAACAGATTGGGAAACCCCTTTTAAATGGTTCTTGTAATTGGAGATTTCAAAATCTCAAATGTATTTTCCAAAATATGCTAACTTTCCAAGAAATTGAGCTAGCGCCGATCAAAAAAATGGACATCCCCATTCCCACCTGTTCACAATCCAGAATAGATCATGCCATCGTAGTCTGAGAGTtgagccgatttttttttttcttccataaaaCTATAACTATGATGGCTGCACACATGCATTactatctcctcctcataccatcaTCAAAGTGGAGTGCCACACAAGAGACGCCATTTTGCCGATCTAAAGGGATCATATAAATTACCACACTGTacaccattaaaggggttgtctggaacTTTGAACtacaggccatcaatgttaatgtctgatcagtgggggtgcaatACCCAGAATCCCGATCAGCTGTTACCGGTGCTGGCAGTGGCCGGAAGTGCTTAGTTGCACAGCTCCACCAACGGAATAGTGGCCGTgcctgttaaggcccagtcacactaaacaacttaccagcgatcccaacaacgatacaacctgatagggatcgctggtaagttgctaggtcgctggtgagctgtcacactaagcgacgctccagcgatcccacctgccagggatcgctggagtgtcgctacccgggttgctggtgagctgtcacacaggcagatctcaccagcaaccagtgaccacagcccccagccagcagcgacgtgtggaagcgatgctgcgcttggtaaaggtaaatatcgggtaaccaacccgatatttaccttggttaccagcgcacaccgcttagcgctggctccctgcactcctagccagagtacacatcgggttaattacccgatgtgtactctgctacgtgtgcaggcagcaggagccggcttctgcggacgctggtaaccacagtaaacattgggtaaccaagaagcccttaccttggttacccgatatttaccttcgttaccagcgtccgccgctctcacactgccagtgccggctccctgctgcctgcacacatagccacagtaaacatcaggttaattacccgatgtatactccagctacgtgtgcagagagcagggagccagcactggcagtgtgagagcggcggacgctggtaacgaaggtaaatatcgggtaaccaaggtaagggcttcttggttacccgctgtttaccgtggttaccagcgtccgcaaaagccggctcctgctgcctgcacatttagttgttgctctgtcgctgtcacacacagcgatgtgcgcttcacagcgggagagcaacaactaaaaaatggcccaggacattcagcaacaaccagcgacctcacagcaggggccaggttgttgctggatgtcacacacagcaacatcgctagcaacatcgctgctacgtcacaaaagtcgttccttagcagcgatgttgctagcgatattgcttagtgtgacgtggcctttagtccaTATCTTAACCCTTTTAATTCAAATACAgggcagatatgcagtacccagctgtggccTCTATATGCTTTATTGTGCTGTGCAGCTCTGCAACTGAGCAGTCCAtccaggaacagctgattggcggaagTGCCGGGTGTCACATCCCCACtggttagacattgatgacctgccctaaggataggccatcaataagtCCTGAGCAGCCACAATAACACGATCTTTTGCCTGCTCCTGCCAACACACCACTCCTCTCTGACATAGAAAATACATATAAGCAGACAGACAAGCCTGGCCGTGGGTGCCCAGAATATCGGCGTGGGCCTTATGTTGTGCACCCCTGCTACACACAGGACACTCACTTTTTGCAGCCCCTCCAGTCTTCTGCTGCTGCATTTTCTTATTACATACATTTACTAGTATTCTGTTTGCTGGATTCTGCACACATTCATCAGTTATGGTTCACACAGAGAAGACGTATAGTGTGTATACACTGCCACAGCCTGTTATACTGTACACCAGATTGATACCTAAGTCACTTCAGCTAAAATATTTATTGAATGTTGTAAATATTTAAGTATCTGTTCCTTGTACACACACGCTTACTGACTGCTCTATATCATCAGGACCGTCAGACTGAACACATGAGCAGTGCTATTTTATTTACTGCACTCCTTCTACCCACCTCCCCAATATGCCCCCCTTCACACGGCCAGCACACCCGGCCTTGACCTGGTGCTGCTCTGCCTGCTGTTTCTGCTTTGCAGTCTCTGCTGTTCGGTATGATCCAGGTCACTGCCACTCTCTAATGCTACGTTCATCTCCGGAATACCATTCCGTTCAACAGCCTGGTTCTCTCGGTTCTGTTTCCTTGCAGCCTGGCTGCTCTCAATGGCAGATGGTGTATTCTTACTGGAGGAGAGGGGAAATGGCAGAGATGGACTAAAACTTGATCCTTTCTCTGAAGGAGAGTAGTGGGGGTAATGTGGAATAATGTGGGTATGAGTAATGCTTCCAGTCTTTGTTGGATGTTTGGGCACTGACTCATATTGTGAGCCCGATAGGCCCTGTCTGCACTTTTTGAATCCCAGATAGTAAATCTCAATCAGGTTGAGCAGCAGAGACAAACACGCTACAGCCAACATGAAGAGAATGAATATTGTCTTCTCTGTAGGGCGTGAGATGTAGCAGTTGACGGTGTTAGGACAAGGCCACCGGCTACACGTGTAGAGTGGCTGCAGCTGAAACCCGTACAGAAAATACTGTGCCACAATGAAGCCTACCTCAAACAAAGTCTTGAAGAGCACATTAAAAACGTATGTGCGCAGAAGTGCCCCTCGCAACCGCACTTTGCCCATTTCATCTTTGAGTGGTTGTTTTGCAGGCTTGGTTGGTTCGAGGAGGAGCTGTTTGTCACTCTCGGTGGTTTCCTTGCTTTGACGTAACTTCTCCTTTTGCTTCTGCTTTTCTTCCAAGCGTACAAGGTGTAGGATATGTCCTAGGTAGATGAGTGTTGGAGTTGATACAAAAATAATTTGGAGCACCCAAAAGCGAATGTGTGAAATGGGAAATGTTTTGTCATAGCACACGTTCTGACAACCAGGTTGTTTGGTGTCACAGGTAAAGCCAGACTGCTCATCTCCCCAaactttttctgctgcagatcctaAGACAAGTATTCGGAAAATGAACAGGACCGTCAACCAGACTTTGCCCACGACAGTGGAATGTTCTTGCGCTTTCTCGAGAAGTTTCCCTAACAAGTTCCAGTCTCCCATTTGAGCATTGGTCACATTGCACCCTAGTAAAAAGCAAAAGGTTATCAGTGATATGTTATTTTTATCTTCCCTCCACCAAAATCTAAAAGTAATGTGATCTTCAGTGTTCCTTACCTAGAGCAGAAGCCCTGCAGCCGGTCTGTTCTGTTTTAGGGGTCTTCCTATCTGTCTACCTTCAGAATATTGCCCTCAGGTCTCATAGCTACCCTGAACAACCCCCACCCCTCGTGTATTACTTGTTATTTTTAGAGTAGGTTTTCTTTTCTATATATACTTGCACCGTGCTGTGGAATTTGTTAGCCTCCCCTTCTAGAGCACGTCACAAGTGTCGGCTTTATTTTGCTTACACTGTCTGTCAAGTAACAGAGCTTTACATCCATGTGTTGGGGGTCAGTCAATCACCAGCTGTATTTCCTGTATTGTCCTCATTGCTTGCAGCACATGTTATATTCCAAAAGTGACAAATCTTCAtgttcagtgtttgctgcagaaaaatctgcacatGCTGGAGTGTTGGGAAAGCACTGCAGAAAATGTGCTAAGTTTTTGTgtacatttttgatgcatttttttcccaGTCATAATGGGTGAACAAAGTTGCAAAAAATTACGAAAGAAGTGATATGCAGCAGATCTGAAAccacttcaaatctgcaaggaaaaaaaataagcgtATACAGGAGACTCCAGGAATCTCACATTTCTGGGACAGTTAAACGGCATTTTTTTCCTAACCGAAACGCATGGGTAAAACGCGATGTATGACCATACCCATAATGAAATCTAACATTGTTCTTGTATTCATTATCTGAATACACAGTATACATTTTAATGTCTGAGATGAATTTAAGACTTAGGGCTCATGcgaacgtaactgctgaatattctgcagcgagttgacggcacatgtgcgcgtcaaatcgctgcagaaacactgagtAATGGATGTTGTtacaaaaaagccgatttcatgcgctcgggatgctgcccccaccatagacagagcagtagctgcatccagaacgcagaaataattgacatgctgtttttaTGAACGCAcgtatttgggtcaaaattttagcacccaaatcgctgcgctcataaaagcaacgtgcgcacgtatcatacacaatctacatagattgtgcaggggacacaggacgcatgcatttacactgcagtgctatatgcagcgtaaatgcatgcaagtacgcaacgtgcgcatgagcccttatactgTAGTCACGTGCTGAAGATACCAAATCCAATGTGTAGATTTCAGTTTTGACAGCAGGGCCAATTATGAATCAGTCTTTCCCACAGCTGTTGCATATGAAATCTGCACAAATCATAAACTTTAAGTCTATAGCGTTCATCCGCTCTCTTAAGGCCTTTcttatttctctatcgtttcattgggggacacaggaccatgggtgtatgctgctgtgactaggaggctgacactaagtagacataaaaagagttagctcctccctggcagtgtacaccctgagccggaggcggatctacgccagtttttgcttagtgtcgtaggaggctgaagtgggcccatatctctgtgggccaacctcagccaagGCTATatatttttccgtttttttttcccttttttgacCACGGCGTCGCTCAGCcctttcattttttgttttttgtctccTATGCAGGGTTAAAGTCTGCAACAGAGAGCACCCCTCGCCTGCTCCATCCCTCCGGGTACCGTCCCTAGGGTTGTTGAGGCTAGAGAAGTCAGGCCCTCTCCCCCTCCATCCCTACGGTACTGTCCCAGGGCTGCTTGGGGTCGAG is part of the Anomaloglossus baeobatrachus isolate aAnoBae1 chromosome 9, aAnoBae1.hap1, whole genome shotgun sequence genome and encodes:
- the LOC142251300 gene encoding gap junction alpha-3 protein-like yields the protein MGDWNLLGKLLEKAQEHSTVVGKVWLTVLFIFRILVLGSAAEKVWGDEQSGFTCDTKQPGCQNVCYDKTFPISHIRFWVLQIIFVSTPTLIYLGHILHLVRLEEKQKQKEKLRQSKETTESDKQLLLEPTKPAKQPLKDEMGKVRLRGALLRTYVFNVLFKTLFEVGFIVAQYFLYGFQLQPLYTCSRWPCPNTVNCYISRPTEKTIFILFMLAVACLSLLLNLIEIYYLGFKKCRQGLSGSQYESVPKHPTKTGSITHTHIIPHYPHYSPSEKGSSFSPSLPFPLSSSKNTPSAIESSQAARKQNRENQAVERNGIPEMNVALESGSDLDHTEQQRLQSRNSRQSSTRSRPGVLAV